The following coding sequences lie in one Cryptococcus tetragattii IND107 chromosome 7, whole genome shotgun sequence genomic window:
- a CDS encoding phosphomethylpyrimidine kinase, which yields MASGNEPSLEPRTRPHVMTIAGSDSGGGAGIQADLKTIEAFGCYGSSVLTGLTAQNTLGVQAVHVVPTDFVTQQLQSVISDELPKAIKLGMLTCASTIRAVAQEVSKLNTTIVLDPVMISTSGHTLLPEDAMEALYELYPHVDYLTPNIPEAKKLSGWGHEVKNLDDMIELAKKTNERTKSLSVLLKGGHAVVSREEVLKYVGKYEVVWEEGDDEDDTVEVYNEYKDSLNMNVKPQKDLVVDLLVKEGEIVAMFVGNKVHSQSTHGTGCTLSAAIACSYAVSTGAADAKSLVLIFKRAIGYTQSAIATAFPFGHGHGPLNHGHLTMRRALPFPTKHNPHPFLTHLIQSDLPLWKSYVRHPFVVQLGKGTLPRKCFEHYIKQDYHYLKHYARAHALGAYKADSFEDIKAFAEISLHIARESTMHVAYCQEFGVSLVDLEATPESANCSAYARYVIDIGTQGDILDLYMAVASCLVGYGEVGLWLKKQVVKGEAKVEGNLYGRWMSDYGGKDFLGAVNRGIENLERRVAQDPPSPERLAKLTNIWQECVRLESGFWDMGLNLL from the exons ATGGCAAGCGGAAATGAACCGTCATTGGAGCCCCGTACCAGGCCTCATGTCATGACCATCGCTG GGAGCGACTCTGGGGGTGGTGCTGGTATTCAG GCCGACCTCAAAACGATCGAAGCCTTTGGATGTTACGGCTCATCCGTATTGACTGGCCTTACTGCGCAAAACACACTTGGCGTTCAGGCGGTCCATGTTGTACCGACCGACTTTGTCACCCAGCAACTCCAGTCTGTCATTTCAGATGAACTCCCCAAAGCCATCAAGCTCGGCATGCTCACTTGCGCCTCTACCATCCGCGCTGTCGCTCAAGAAGTTTCCAAGCTCAACACAACAATTGTTCTCGACCCTGTCATGATCTCTACCAGTGGTCACACTCTTTTACCGGAAGATGCTATGGAGGCACTCTACGAGCTTTATCCTCATGTTGACTATCTTACGCCCAATATTCCAGAAGCTAAGAAGCTTTCTGGATGGGGTCATGAAGTCAAGAACTTGGACGATATGATTGAGCTTGCAAAGAAGACCAACGAGAGAACGAAATCTCTGTCTGTGCTTTTAAAAGGTGGACATGCCGTTGTTTCTCGTGAAGAGGTGCTTAAGTATGTCGGAAAGTACGAGGTTGTctgggaggagggggatgacgaggatgacaCTGTGGAAGTGTACAATGAATACAAGGATTCACTCAATATGAATGTCAAGCCTCAAAAAGACCTTGTCGTCGACTTGTTAGTAAAGGAAGGCGAGATCGTGGCGATGTTTGTGGGAAATAAGGTGCACAGCCAGAGTACCCATGGTACCGGATGTACCCTCAGTGCGGCTATCGCTTGTTCTTATGCCGTTTCAACCGGCGCAGCAGATG CGAAATCCTTGGtactcatcttcaaaagaGCAATCGGTTATACCCAATCTGCTATCGCTACCGCTTTCCCATTTGGTCACGGTCATGGCCCTCTTAATCATGGTCATCTCACCATGCGCCGAGCTCTCCCTTT TCCAACAAAACACAACCCACATCCCTTCCTTACACACCTCATTCAGTCTGATCTTCCCTTATGGAAATCCTACGTCCGACATCCATTCGTCGTTCAACTCGGTAAGGGTACCCTGCCCAGGAAGTGCTTTGAGCATTACATCAAGCAAGATTATCACTATCTCAAACACT ACGCCCGTGCTCATGCTCTCGGTGCATACAAAGCCGACAGCTTTGAAGATATCAAAGCGTTCGCCGAAATATCCCTCCACATCGCCCGAGAATCCACCATGCACGTAGCCTATTGCCAAGAATTTGGTGTCTCCCTCGTCGACCTCGAGGCAACTCCCGAATCAGCCAACTGCTCTGCCTACGCGCGATACGTCATTGACATCGGGACTCAGGGAGATATCCTTGATCTCTACATGGCTGTGGCATCTTGTTTGGTTGGCTATGGCGAAGTGGGGTTgtggttgaagaagcaggtgGTCAAGGGGGAAGCAAAGGTGGAAGGGAATCTGTATGGAAGGTGGATGTCAGATTATGGAGGGAAGGATTTTTTGGGTGCAGTGAATAGAGGTATTG AAAACCTCGAACGCCGTGTAGCTCAAGACCCACCATCTCCCGAGAGACTCGCAAAGCTTACTAATATTTGGCAGGAGTGTGTCAGACTCGAGTCTGGGTTTTGGGATATGGGTTTGAATTTACTATAG